Proteins co-encoded in one Oncorhynchus kisutch isolate 150728-3 linkage group LG1, Okis_V2, whole genome shotgun sequence genomic window:
- the LOC116374811 gene encoding zinc finger protein 75A-like gives MSTLQMLRVFLNERLTAAAVEIFGAVEKTVTEYQEENDNLRRLLRITQDIHQCRKESLQLSVAVTEDEVPPKQQHSEQEWRTSLQQEDREPTQIKEEQEELWTCQEEDFSVFKLPPCVKSKCDQENPQSFSLPQTQTVENRDSNSKPVDLPHFVTVTHLEGLDIPCDPPDNQNYSHSSSVSGDLVGLRLLSPFHHSPPLDPNPSMGEHCPKPSTTSRKTHRCCDCGETFALTADLQEHVTLTKRPSECHLCKKRYNSTCKMKAHVRFCHVERPCICPFCGKTFKLKGHLSRHMRIHTGEKPFGCGDCGKSFIQKGDLMRHILTHTGEKPFSCKDCGKSFNRKGNLTEHIRTCTY, from the exons ATGTCTACATTACAGATGTTGCGCGTGTTCTTAAATGAGCGTTTAACAGCGGCTGCTGTGGAGATTTTCGGGGCAGTTGAGAAAACGGTAACCGAGTACCAGGAGGAGAATGATAATCTGCGGAGACTGCTGCGGATAACCCAGGACATACACCAATGTAGAAAAG AGTCCCTTCAGTTATCTGTTGCTGTCACTGAAGACGAGGTTCCCCCTAAGCAGCAGCACTCTGAGCAGGAGTGGAGAACCAGTCTACAGCAGGAGGACCGAGAACCCAcacagattaaagaggaacaggaggaactcTGGACCTGTCAGGAGGAAGATTTCAGTGTGTTCAAATTACCTCCTTGTGTGAAAAGTAAATGTGATCAGGAAAACCCACAGTCCTTTTCTCTTCCCCAAACCCAGAcagtggagaacagagacagtaacTCTAAACCAGTGGACCTCCCACATTTTGTCACCGTTACCCATCTAGAGGGTCTCGACATTCCCTGTGACCCTCCAGATAATCAAAACTATAGCCACAGCTCATCTGTAAGCGGTGACTTAGTAGGACTTAGGCTGCTGTCACCATTCCATCACAGCCCACCACTGGATCCCAACCCATCAATGGGGGAACACTGTCCCAAACCCAGCACCACGTCTAGAAAAACTCACCGCTGCTGTGACTGTGGTGAAACgtttgctctgacagctgacctGCAGGAGCATGTGACTCTCACCAAGAGACCCAGCGAATGCCACCTCTGCAAAAAACGCTACAACTCCACCTGTAAAATGAAGGCCCATGTCAGATTCTGTCATGTGGAGAGACCCTGCATCTGCCCCTTTTGTGGAAAGACCTTCAAACTCAAAGGACATCTTTCCAGGCATATGaggattcacacaggagagaaaccatttggctgtggtgactgtgggaagagcttcattCAGAAGGGGGACTTAATGAGACACATActtactcacacaggagagaaaccatttagctgtaaagactgtgggaaaagcttcaatcGGAAGGGGAACCTAACTGAACACATACGGACTTGCACATACTGA